A portion of the Candidatus Pristimantibacillus lignocellulolyticus genome contains these proteins:
- a CDS encoding zinc ABC transporter substrate-binding protein, which translates to MACSNQSLNTEEDDVIHVVTTIAQIANPISEIGGEHVKVTSLMGSGVDPHLYQATTGDISKLEQSDVILYSGLHLEANMIKVFDQMSKSKPVVAIGESIAEDELLRDVKGAIDPHIWFDIDLWKQALTAATEQLIEMQPQYKDDFLANKEQYFAKLDSLKQQSVAKLSEIPEEQRILVTAHDAFGYFGRMNDIKVIGLQGLSTEAEIGLTDIEETIDILMEHKVPAVFIESSINPASIQAVIEGAQKNGIDVQLGGSLYSDAMGAEGTSEGTYIGMYEHNVTTIYEALMGKGE; encoded by the coding sequence ATGGCATGTTCCAATCAATCCCTGAATACAGAAGAAGATGACGTTATTCATGTTGTAACGACGATAGCTCAAATTGCTAATCCGATTTCAGAAATTGGCGGAGAGCATGTTAAAGTAACAAGTCTAATGGGTTCAGGTGTTGATCCCCATTTATATCAAGCAACAACAGGCGACATTTCTAAATTAGAACAAAGTGATGTGATTCTTTATAGTGGTCTTCATCTTGAAGCTAATATGATTAAAGTATTTGATCAGATGAGTAAGTCCAAACCAGTTGTTGCAATCGGAGAAAGCATTGCTGAAGATGAGTTATTACGAGATGTAAAAGGAGCAATTGATCCTCATATTTGGTTCGATATCGATCTATGGAAGCAAGCACTAACAGCTGCGACAGAGCAATTAATAGAGATGCAACCACAATACAAGGATGATTTCCTTGCTAATAAGGAACAGTACTTTGCGAAGCTAGATAGTTTGAAACAGCAAAGTGTAGCAAAACTAAGTGAAATACCAGAAGAACAGAGAATTTTAGTAACAGCACATGATGCGTTCGGGTATTTTGGCAGAATGAATGATATTAAAGTTATTGGGTTGCAAGGATTAAGTACGGAAGCTGAAATCGGGCTTACAGATATTGAAGAAACGATTGATATTTTAATGGAGCATAAAGTTCCAGCAGTATTTATCGAAAGTAGTATTAATCCAGCATCGATTCAAGCCGTAATCGAAGGAGCACAAAAAAATGGGATTGATGTTCAATTAGGTGGATCGTTATATTCCGATGCAATGGGTGCAGAGGGAACAAGTGAAGGTACGTATATTGGCATGTATGAACACAATGTAACAACTATTTATGAGGCATTAATGGGGAAGGGTGAGTAA
- a CDS encoding ATP-binding protein: MARALERLMIDYATMQSKDIKEQFTRLYEHQQDIIYNMRQYCTQLRSPALIGENLEDAIMRLIDGVHLQSNIEVSTRIIVNIRCGQEIENHLFRMIQELLRNAMKHSEATEITINLSIDSELINLEYYDNGIGMEMPQALIQKRVQHMGLSGLYYRTEVLGGDLLIKTALNEGVKISILIPQS; encoded by the coding sequence TTGGCAAGAGCTTTGGAACGATTAATGATAGATTACGCTACTATGCAAAGTAAAGATATTAAAGAACAATTTACTAGATTATATGAACATCAACAAGACATTATTTATAACATGCGACAATATTGTACGCAGTTAAGATCACCAGCGCTAATTGGTGAGAATTTGGAAGATGCAATTATGAGGTTAATTGATGGTGTTCATTTACAATCAAACATTGAAGTCTCCACTCGTATTATTGTTAATATCCGCTGTGGCCAAGAGATTGAAAATCATCTTTTTCGAATGATACAGGAGTTATTGCGTAATGCTATGAAACATTCTGAAGCTACGGAAATTACTATAAATCTTAGCATCGATAGTGAGCTTATTAATCTTGAATATTATGATAATGGAATTGGTATGGAAATGCCTCAAGCGTTAATACAGAAGCGGGTTCAACATATGGGGTTAAGTGGACTGTATTATCGAACAGAGGTTTTAGGCGGAGATTTACTTATAAAAACTGCATTAAATGAAGGAGTAAAGATAAGTATTCTCATTCCGCAATCGTAA
- a CDS encoding response regulator, whose product MDQLKLNLAKILIVDDQEYNVSLLERILGRAGFKQLFSTMDPYQIEKMLDEVDPDIILLDLHMPRMDGLQALKLIREKSGRNNYLPVLMLTADMTSEAKQEVLQAGVNDFLTKPYDRTEVILRINNLLKTRYLHMQLQQHNNTLEMRVRERTEELQQAKSEILQLLGKAAEYRDDMTGQHTQRVGLLSALIAGRLGLTEGQIDLIRRAAPLHDIGKIGIPDDILLKPGRFEPHEFERMKTHTTIGANILEGSSFTVLKMAGIIAKSHHEKWDGSGYPEGLKGEEIPLESRIVALADFFDALTHERPYKKAWSYIEAITEVEKQKGYHFDPQVVDAFLYLVEHNKLVELATS is encoded by the coding sequence ATGGACCAACTCAAACTTAACTTAGCAAAGATATTAATCGTTGATGATCAGGAATATAACGTAAGTCTTTTGGAGCGAATACTTGGACGCGCTGGATTTAAACAATTATTTAGCACAATGGATCCTTATCAGATTGAGAAGATGTTAGATGAGGTTGATCCTGACATCATATTGCTCGATTTACATATGCCAAGGATGGATGGTTTACAGGCGCTTAAGTTAATTCGCGAAAAGTCAGGTCGAAATAATTATTTACCAGTACTGATGCTTACAGCTGATATGACATCAGAAGCCAAGCAAGAGGTGCTCCAGGCAGGAGTTAATGATTTTTTGACCAAGCCTTATGATCGAACAGAAGTTATTCTCCGCATCAACAATTTATTGAAAACAAGATATTTACATATGCAACTTCAACAGCACAATAATACGCTTGAAATGAGAGTACGTGAACGAACAGAAGAACTTCAGCAAGCAAAATCGGAAATTTTGCAATTGCTTGGTAAAGCAGCGGAATATCGCGATGATATGACAGGGCAACATACACAACGAGTAGGTCTCTTATCTGCTTTAATTGCAGGACGTTTAGGGCTTACAGAAGGGCAGATTGATTTGATTAGAAGGGCAGCCCCTCTTCACGATATTGGGAAGATAGGTATTCCTGACGACATTTTGTTGAAACCAGGGAGATTTGAACCCCATGAATTTGAACGGATGAAGACACATACGACAATTGGTGCCAATATTTTGGAAGGTAGTTCATTTACTGTCTTGAAGATGGCAGGAATTATTGCGAAGTCACATCATGAAAAATGGGATGGTTCTGGTTATCCCGAGGGGCTAAAGGGAGAAGAAATTCCTCTGGAGTCAAGAATTGTAGCACTTGCAGACTTTTTTGACGCACTGACTCATGAACGGCCATACAAAAAAGCTTGGAGTTATATAGAAGCAATTACGGAAGTAGAAAAACAGAAGGGCTATCATTTTGATCCTCAAGTTGTTGATGCTTTTCTATACTTAGTTGAACATAATAAATTGGTTGAATTAGCTACATCATAA
- a CDS encoding AraC family transcriptional regulator, translating into MEYPIPRIIEYFSEASIQFVDIIKHTISSARHSFTGYTSSDCSELVITLTGCAEVVINGTRYNVKPGTLLHTGANMKLDLVVKEDEPWNYAVLQYRINQEDELVYPIYTEQFLIPTSLNENITQSIDELAERYIRPNPLTSIQTKVIFFKLLETLLISIQQCTQSKKSELMLQAVQYMHLRYNRPLSVTHISQYIGVERRRFAYLFERYTGMTPNHYLTSFRMKRSRELLRAHHYSVAEVAELVGYHDSFYFSRVFKKYNGVSPSDYRKNLNISS; encoded by the coding sequence ATGGAATACCCAATACCTCGAATAATAGAATACTTTTCCGAAGCTTCCATTCAATTTGTCGATATAATTAAACATACAATCTCATCAGCACGTCACTCCTTCACTGGATATACCTCATCTGACTGCAGCGAATTAGTGATTACATTAACAGGATGTGCAGAGGTCGTCATTAATGGTACACGCTACAATGTAAAACCAGGTACGTTGTTGCACACTGGTGCTAATATGAAATTAGATCTTGTAGTGAAAGAAGACGAGCCTTGGAACTATGCCGTATTGCAATATCGTATTAACCAAGAAGATGAACTGGTTTATCCGATCTATACAGAGCAATTTTTAATTCCAACAAGTCTTAATGAAAACATTACGCAATCTATAGATGAACTTGCAGAACGTTATATACGTCCTAACCCTTTAACAAGTATTCAAACAAAAGTTATATTCTTTAAATTACTCGAAACGTTATTAATCTCCATTCAACAATGTACGCAAAGCAAAAAATCTGAACTTATGCTTCAAGCAGTTCAGTATATGCATTTACGTTACAATAGGCCACTATCTGTCACACATATCTCACAATACATTGGTGTAGAACGCAGAAGATTTGCTTATCTATTCGAACGATATACAGGTATGACGCCTAATCACTATTTGACATCATTTCGCATGAAACGTTCTCGAGAATTACTTCGTGCACATCATTATAGCGTGGCAGAAGTTGCTGAATTAGTGGGATATCATGATAGCTTCTACTTCAGTCGGGTCTTCAAAAAATATAACGGTGTCTCTCCATCAGATTATCGGAAAAATTTGAATATCTCTTCGTAA
- a CDS encoding AraC family transcriptional regulator, whose product MYRILIADDEALEREGMEWIINNMMPGQFEIIQAENGRDAIQKSLIYKPHIIMMDIRMPGIDGLTALKNIISALPHTRMVLLTAYDYFEYAKEALKMGVRDYFVKPANRNDIVKLLHALIDEIATEQATLQQQQLKDQQLSELIPLVKTELALGLMSDNITNEDIYSLADSLQLRIEQCCAIVIALPQSYQLRKELYDTFTLQLHNHIQEIYHYVASTVFNDHIAVFIMAAEANYSLHTMRSHIGALCQLLLNINLFNIGYNEPIAIGVGNIHHNVHGARRSYFEAVFASTNANEKQRLCLFQDMEQQVTQPLLLSASDRMSYVQVAIQQIRQEREHQTFNMIDHAIQYIEKNYKRELSLEETAEHVHLNPYYFSKVFKQQTGETFIDYVTNIRIHHAKQWMTNKDLSLKEICYLVGYNDPNYFSRVFKKVVGKTPSEYRSTI is encoded by the coding sequence ATGTATCGGATACTAATAGCGGATGACGAGGCGTTAGAACGCGAAGGTATGGAATGGATTATTAACAATATGATGCCGGGTCAATTCGAGATTATACAAGCAGAGAATGGTCGAGATGCAATTCAGAAATCTCTGATCTATAAACCACATATTATTATGATGGATATTCGTATGCCAGGAATTGATGGTCTTACTGCATTGAAAAACATTATTAGCGCGTTACCTCATACTCGTATGGTATTACTAACTGCATATGATTATTTTGAATACGCAAAAGAAGCACTTAAAATGGGCGTTAGAGATTACTTTGTTAAGCCTGCAAACCGTAATGATATAGTTAAACTTTTACATGCACTAATTGATGAAATTGCAACCGAACAAGCAACTCTACAACAACAACAATTAAAGGATCAACAATTGTCAGAATTAATTCCTCTGGTGAAGACTGAGCTAGCTCTTGGTCTAATGAGTGATAATATAACGAACGAAGACATCTATAGTCTTGCAGATAGCCTTCAACTACGTATCGAGCAATGTTGTGCTATTGTTATCGCGTTGCCACAATCGTATCAACTTCGAAAAGAGCTTTATGATACCTTTACATTACAGCTACATAACCATATCCAAGAAATTTATCATTATGTAGCAAGTACTGTTTTCAACGATCATATCGCTGTTTTTATTATGGCAGCTGAGGCTAACTACTCGCTACATACGATGCGATCACATATAGGAGCGCTCTGCCAATTACTATTGAACATTAATTTGTTCAACATTGGTTATAATGAACCTATTGCAATAGGGGTAGGCAATATCCATCATAACGTACATGGAGCGAGACGCTCGTATTTTGAGGCAGTATTTGCCTCCACTAACGCAAATGAAAAGCAACGATTATGTTTATTTCAGGACATGGAACAACAAGTAACTCAGCCTTTATTGCTTTCTGCCTCGGATCGTATGAGTTATGTTCAAGTAGCCATTCAGCAAATTCGTCAAGAAAGAGAACATCAAACCTTTAATATGATTGATCATGCTATTCAATATATCGAAAAAAACTATAAACGTGAACTATCATTAGAAGAGACTGCTGAGCATGTACACCTGAATCCTTATTACTTTAGCAAAGTATTTAAGCAACAAACAGGTGAAACATTTATCGACTATGTTACGAATATTCGAATTCATCATGCGAAACAATGGATGACAAATAAAGATCTTAGCTTAAAGGAAATATGCTATTTAGTCGGATATAATGACCCTAATTATTTCAGTAGAGTATTCAAAAAAGTAGTAGGTAAAACGCCATCTGAGTATCGTTCAACTATTTGA
- a CDS encoding histidine kinase, which yields MSTKKILFIALPLLLLLNSIISYVLFQSSYRINESYNTMLTRVLLYQQIDEQVKQQLSNISQYIDQKDASILLQLGNNAQLVSLQESLQQQSANRELLLEATSYRNLLSSYMNSESTLLIMLDQDSSLAYVDNYNEIRQLSSYISEESYNLISKELSVYSGLYQTIMLKVTDIKQSGFYLLIATTMLSLLLAYWISSLITKPIQQLVTVAEKISHGELTATLPRYSPNSEFYILSDALEQMQINLQKIMDSDKEVLQKDKQLRELEIEVLQNQINPHFLFNSLNVMSKLALIEGAERTSDLTVKMSNLLRYHLRQMDKPVPLRDEVKHAEDYFYIQQTRFRDRVHFVIDIDEEQLTTRVPVLTLQPILENVFMHGIEGMESGATITLHIYGDKTYTWIEISDNGTGMDEQTRLNLLNYDSPSEKPLSSEQKTGSTGLGSRNVFRRLQLIYGQQHAVYIDSTIGLGTTIKLRIPRQQEIMLTK from the coding sequence ATGAGTACAAAGAAAATATTATTTATTGCTTTACCGTTACTATTATTGCTCAATAGCATCATCTCGTATGTATTATTTCAGAGCAGTTATCGTATTAACGAAAGCTATAATACGATGCTAACTCGTGTGCTCCTATATCAACAGATTGATGAACAAGTGAAACAACAGTTAAGTAATATTTCACAATATATCGATCAAAAAGACGCATCGATATTGTTACAACTGGGTAATAACGCACAACTTGTAAGCTTACAAGAAAGTTTGCAGCAACAATCTGCTAATCGTGAATTGTTATTAGAAGCTACAAGCTATCGTAATCTGTTAAGCTCCTATATGAATAGTGAATCTACATTGTTAATAATGCTAGATCAAGATTCTTCACTTGCTTATGTTGATAATTACAACGAGATTAGGCAGCTCTCTTCCTATATTTCTGAGGAAAGTTATAACTTAATAAGCAAGGAATTATCGGTATATTCAGGATTGTATCAAACCATTATGTTGAAAGTTACTGACATAAAACAATCAGGTTTCTATTTACTTATTGCAACGACGATGTTGAGTCTTTTACTTGCTTATTGGATATCCTCTCTTATAACGAAGCCTATTCAACAACTTGTTACCGTTGCGGAGAAGATCTCTCATGGTGAACTAACTGCCACACTTCCCCGTTATTCACCAAACAGTGAATTCTACATTTTGAGTGATGCCTTGGAGCAAATGCAAATAAATTTACAAAAAATTATGGATTCGGATAAAGAAGTTCTACAGAAAGATAAGCAGTTACGTGAGCTAGAAATAGAGGTTTTACAAAATCAGATTAATCCTCATTTTTTATTCAATTCATTAAATGTAATGTCTAAGCTCGCTCTTATTGAAGGAGCAGAGCGGACGAGCGATCTGACGGTAAAGATGTCAAATTTACTAAGATATCACTTAAGACAAATGGACAAACCTGTACCATTACGAGACGAAGTTAAACATGCAGAAGATTATTTCTATATTCAACAGACTCGGTTTCGTGATCGAGTGCACTTCGTTATTGATATAGATGAGGAGCAATTAACTACTCGCGTACCGGTATTAACATTACAACCGATATTAGAAAATGTATTTATGCATGGCATTGAAGGCATGGAATCTGGAGCTACAATTACTTTGCATATCTACGGCGATAAAACTTACACCTGGATCGAAATATCAGACAATGGTACTGGTATGGATGAACAGACAAGATTGAACTTACTTAATTATGATTCACCTTCAGAAAAACCATTATCCTCAGAGCAAAAAACAGGCTCAACAGGACTAGGCAGTCGGAATGTATTCAGACGTTTACAGTTAATTTATGGTCAGCAACATGCCGTCTATATTGACAGCACAATTGGGTTAGGGACAACGATTAAACTACGTATTCCCCGACAACAAGAGATTATGCTTACGAAGTAA
- a CDS encoding sugar porter family MFS transporter codes for MSTQQQTQHETSSLKFVTLISIVAAIGGLLFGFDTAVVSGAIGFMDEKFSLTDFQVGWAVSSLIVGCIVGAGFSGILSEKFGRKKTLIAAAILFIISSIGSAIPETFDMYIIARIIGGLGIGLTSTICPLYNAEVAPTKYRGRLVALNQLATVTGIFLVYFVNLWISSSGDHSWQVDSAWRWMFGVGVIPGVIFLIALFFVPESPRWLIKKNRNEEASVILNKIHGSTLAQQEIIDIKESFTKKQGTFKSLLQSPTLRMALFVGVVLAVMQQVTGINAVMYYAPEIFKAAGAGTNAALIQTILVGFINFAFTILAIWLIDRVGRRQLLLVGSAGMAISLIVISWCFQSGNTDGYLLLIFILLYVASFAISLGPVVWVIISEIFPNHVRGIATAIASMSLWIADYVVSQSFPPLLSSAGPALTFGIFAVLSIFTFLFTMKKVPETKDVPLERIETLWIKK; via the coding sequence ATGAGCACACAACAACAGACACAACACGAAACATCTAGTTTGAAGTTTGTTACATTAATTTCCATTGTCGCTGCTATCGGCGGATTATTATTTGGTTTTGATACTGCAGTAGTATCAGGTGCAATTGGCTTCATGGACGAAAAGTTTTCTTTAACTGATTTTCAAGTTGGTTGGGCAGTATCCAGCTTAATCGTTGGCTGTATTGTCGGAGCAGGTTTTTCAGGTATTCTTAGTGAGAAGTTTGGTCGTAAAAAAACACTAATTGCAGCTGCTATACTATTCATTATCAGCTCAATCGGTTCTGCAATACCAGAAACTTTCGATATGTACATTATCGCTCGTATTATTGGTGGACTTGGCATCGGTCTTACATCTACAATCTGTCCATTATATAATGCAGAAGTTGCACCTACGAAATATCGTGGTCGTCTCGTAGCATTGAATCAACTTGCAACCGTGACAGGTATTTTCCTAGTCTACTTCGTTAACTTATGGATTTCTTCAAGTGGCGATCATTCTTGGCAAGTAGATAGTGCATGGAGATGGATGTTTGGCGTTGGTGTTATTCCTGGAGTAATCTTCTTAATTGCACTATTCTTTGTTCCTGAAAGTCCAAGATGGTTAATTAAGAAAAATCGTAATGAAGAAGCTTCTGTCATTTTGAATAAAATTCATGGTTCCACACTAGCACAACAAGAAATAATTGATATCAAGGAATCATTCACAAAAAAACAAGGTACATTCAAATCATTATTGCAAAGTCCTACTTTAAGAATGGCGCTTTTTGTTGGTGTTGTCCTTGCCGTTATGCAGCAAGTCACAGGTATTAATGCCGTAATGTATTATGCACCTGAAATCTTCAAAGCAGCTGGTGCCGGCACAAACGCTGCACTGATTCAAACTATTCTTGTCGGGTTTATCAATTTTGCCTTCACCATTCTTGCAATTTGGTTAATTGATAGGGTCGGTCGTAGACAATTATTACTTGTAGGTTCTGCTGGTATGGCGATTAGCTTAATCGTTATTTCATGGTGCTTCCAATCTGGAAATACAGACGGCTACTTGCTATTGATTTTCATTCTATTGTATGTTGCTTCATTTGCTATTTCACTTGGACCTGTTGTATGGGTAATTATTTCAGAAATATTCCCTAACCATGTACGTGGTATCGCAACAGCGATAGCTTCTATGTCTTTATGGATAGCTGATTATGTTGTATCACAATCGTTCCCACCACTGCTTTCATCAGCTGGACCTGCATTAACATTCGGTATTTTTGCAGTACTTTCAATCTTTACCTTCCTCTTCACGATGAAAAAGGTACCCGAAACGAAAGATGTTCCGCTCGAGCGTATTGAAACATTGTGGATTAAAAAATAA
- a CDS encoding metal ABC transporter ATP-binding protein, with translation MLPVISVNNLSAAYRKNQVLQDVEFQVEAGTLTSIVGPNGAGKSTLIKVMLNLHPRLSGDVSFMEMPYSKAKKHIGYVPQRGSVDWDFPTNALDVVLMGLYGNVGWFKWPQKKHRELAMQALSEMGMADYSQRQISQLSGGQQQRVFLARALVQDADIYFLDEPLAGVDAATERVIMDTLQQLKSRGRTVMVVHHDLQTVEDYFDHVLLLNRTVIAHGATDKVFTNDHLYATYGGTLRWMGERVR, from the coding sequence ATGTTACCTGTTATAAGTGTAAATAATCTATCAGCAGCCTATCGTAAAAATCAAGTGCTTCAAGATGTAGAATTTCAGGTGGAAGCTGGAACATTAACAAGTATTGTCGGTCCCAATGGAGCAGGGAAATCAACGTTAATTAAAGTAATGCTTAATCTACATCCACGTTTATCTGGAGATGTTTCCTTTATGGAAATGCCCTATAGCAAAGCGAAGAAACATATCGGTTACGTGCCACAGCGTGGATCTGTAGACTGGGATTTTCCAACGAATGCACTTGATGTTGTGCTTATGGGACTATACGGTAATGTTGGTTGGTTCAAATGGCCACAGAAAAAGCATCGAGAACTAGCTATGCAAGCTTTGTCTGAAATGGGTATGGCAGATTATAGTCAGCGGCAAATTAGTCAGCTATCAGGTGGACAACAACAGCGTGTATTTTTAGCTAGAGCATTAGTACAGGACGCGGATATTTATTTTTTGGATGAACCGCTCGCAGGAGTTGATGCTGCAACGGAACGTGTCATCATGGATACATTACAACAATTAAAAAGTCGTGGACGTACCGTTATGGTTGTCCATCATGATTTACAGACGGTAGAAGATTATTTTGATCATGTACTACTACTTAATCGAACAGTTATTGCACATGGCGCAACAGACAAAGTATTCACTAATGACCATCTCTACGCTACCTATGGCGGTACGCTACGCTGGATGGGAGAGCGAGTGAGATGA
- a CDS encoding response regulator — protein sequence MHTYIILLVEDNEMNRDMLSRRLVRKGFRVITAEDGQQGIDLAIQENPDLILMDMSLPVVDGWEATKIIKSSPKTQSIPVIALTAHAMAGDEKKAYSAGCDDFDTKPIMLDRLLGKIEERLTKHIE from the coding sequence ATGCACACGTACATCATATTATTAGTGGAAGATAACGAAATGAATCGCGATATGCTTTCTAGGCGCTTAGTCCGCAAAGGTTTTCGAGTTATTACAGCGGAAGACGGTCAACAAGGGATAGATCTCGCTATTCAAGAAAACCCTGATCTTATTTTGATGGATATGAGTTTACCTGTTGTAGATGGCTGGGAGGCTACAAAAATAATTAAAAGCTCTCCAAAGACACAATCAATTCCGGTTATTGCATTAACTGCTCATGCGATGGCTGGTGATGAAAAGAAGGCGTACAGCGCGGGTTGCGATGATTTTGATACGAAGCCGATTATGCTGGACCGGCTACTTGGGAAAATAGAAGAGAGACTGACAAAACATATAGAGTAA
- a CDS encoding metal ABC transporter permease → MIGFLSYNAQWVLLSTLLLGMASGLIGTLSYWKRQSLMSDTLSHAALPGVIFGFLVAGSKNMPLMLIGAAISALLGAWLISWITSSTRVKEDAAMGIILSVFFGLGIMLLTYVNRMPGGGQSGLDNFIFGQAASMVSNDVKWLCALAAVVICIVGLLYKEWKLFLFDSAFAQGIGLSLRWMNAIYTAVLVLVIVIGIQAVGVILMAALLIIPAVSARYWTQSFRLVLILSAAIGGLSGMVGTFVSTLGSGWPTGPFIVIAASSIFIVSLTFGTSKGLLVVYLQRQQQRKQVIIASQQRRVERGQ, encoded by the coding sequence ATGATCGGATTTTTATCATATAACGCACAGTGGGTATTGCTTAGTACGTTGTTGTTAGGGATGGCATCGGGCTTAATCGGTACGCTCTCTTATTGGAAGCGACAAAGCTTAATGAGTGACACATTATCTCATGCAGCTTTACCAGGTGTTATCTTCGGATTTCTAGTTGCTGGTAGTAAAAATATGCCACTAATGCTAATCGGAGCAGCGATTAGTGCGCTATTAGGAGCATGGTTAATTAGCTGGATTACATCTTCTACGCGGGTGAAAGAAGATGCAGCAATGGGTATTATTCTTTCAGTATTTTTTGGACTGGGCATCATGCTTCTTACCTATGTGAATAGAATGCCAGGTGGCGGGCAAAGTGGACTGGATAACTTTATATTTGGTCAGGCAGCATCAATGGTATCTAATGATGTGAAATGGTTATGTGCACTAGCTGCAGTTGTTATATGTATTGTTGGACTATTATATAAGGAATGGAAGCTGTTTCTTTTTGATAGTGCATTCGCGCAAGGGATTGGTCTTTCACTTCGCTGGATGAATGCGATCTACACAGCGGTATTGGTACTAGTCATCGTCATTGGTATTCAAGCAGTAGGCGTTATCCTTATGGCCGCATTACTTATTATTCCAGCAGTTAGTGCAAGATATTGGACGCAATCTTTTCGCTTAGTTCTCATTCTGTCAGCTGCTATTGGTGGTCTTTCGGGAATGGTAGGAACATTCGTTAGCACACTTGGTTCAGGTTGGCCAACGGGTCCATTTATCGTAATTGCAGCATCGAGTATTTTTATTGTGTCATTAACTTTTGGTACGAGTAAAGGTTTACTCGTTGTATATTTACAACGTCAACAGCAGCGCAAGCAAGTGATTATTGCATCACAGCAGCGACGTGTAGAAAGGGGACAATAA
- a CDS encoding metal ABC transporter permease, translated as MSYTGWILLTASLVGLSCGLVGVLLILRRMAMMADAISHTVLLGIVVAYLVTQQLSGVHMLIGATIAGLVTALLIQWFHQVGVQQEASIGIVFTTLFAIGVILIATKVGNAHLDVKHTLMGEITFIPWEKINVPLLGDIPEAVVILLFVLFVVLFFVVAFYKEWKLTSFDPIFAASIGIPVTLMHYVFMSLVSLTSVAAFDAVGAIMVIAMLITPAAAAYLWTDKLYMMLILSSLFGVLSAFMGYFGAVWLDTSISGAMAFATGIIFAISFFIAPRYGIIAKRRKIQVVQ; from the coding sequence ATGAGTTATACAGGTTGGATACTATTAACAGCATCTTTAGTTGGTCTTTCATGTGGCTTAGTTGGCGTGTTACTCATTTTACGAAGAATGGCGATGATGGCAGACGCAATTAGTCATACTGTATTGCTAGGTATTGTTGTTGCTTATCTTGTTACACAACAATTAAGTGGTGTACACATGTTGATTGGTGCGACAATAGCTGGACTCGTAACCGCATTACTTATCCAATGGTTTCATCAAGTGGGCGTACAACAAGAAGCATCGATAGGTATTGTATTTACAACATTATTCGCAATTGGCGTAATTCTTATCGCGACAAAGGTAGGCAATGCACATCTGGATGTGAAGCATACACTTATGGGTGAGATCACATTTATCCCATGGGAAAAAATCAATGTTCCGTTATTAGGTGATATTCCAGAAGCTGTAGTTATCTTATTATTCGTTCTTTTCGTCGTATTATTTTTCGTAGTGGCATTCTACAAAGAATGGAAGCTAACTTCTTTCGATCCGATTTTCGCGGCTAGCATTGGTATTCCTGTTACGCTTATGCATTATGTGTTTATGTCACTTGTATCGTTAACAAGTGTAGCTGCTTTTGATGCGGTTGGAGCGATAATGGTTATCGCGATGCTTATTACACCAGCAGCTGCGGCGTATTTATGGACTGATAAATTGTATATGATGCTTATATTAAGCAGTTTGTTCGGTGTATTGTCTGCATTTATGGGTTACTTTGGAGCGGTATGGCTTGATACGTCGATCTCTGGCGCAATGGCATTTGCAACGGGTATTATCTTTGCAATTAGCTTCTTTATTGCCCCACGTTATGGCATTATTGCTAAGCGTCGTAAAATACAAGTCGTTCAATAA